The Pseudomonas sp. MPC6 nucleotide sequence CGACCAGGTAGTAATCGCGGCGCACGTCGGCGCCGTCCCACCAACCGGACTCGATGCGTTCCGGCCCCATGAGGATGCGCGTCGAGCTTTCGTGGACCGCCAAGGGTTCGGTCAGCAGCCAACCCGGTCGTTGCACGCCCGACAACTCCGCACAGGGCTGACTGTCGACACTGGCCTGCCACGCACACTCCGGCCGGTGATCGGCCTGGAACCGCAAGCCCTGCACCGCATCATCCCCGAGCCGCGCGCGCAGGCGTTCGCGCAGTTGCTCCCAGGGCAAGGACTGCTGCGGGCGGTCGTCGAACAGTTCCTGATACTGGGGAACGAAGGCTGGCAAGTCTTCGGCGCGCAGACGAAAACCGCGCACCGGGGCCTCGACCCGGACCTGTTCCAGCCGCCCCCGGGCCAGCTCGAAGAGCATCGCCGGATCGCGCTCGGCGCTGAGCAGGCCGACCTTGATCACGCTGTCCGGTAACCCGGCATGTTCCAGGTGCAGGTCAAAGCGCTGCACGCCGCTGTCCCGGCCACAGAGGAAAGCAGCAAGATCACAGGTCAGGCGGCGTAACGGAAACAGCAGCGCCTGATGGGACTGCACATCGAAATTGAGCTCGATGCGCACATCGAACCGGTCCGGCGGCAAGTAGAACGCCAGCGCCAGCCGACGGGCGCCCAGCAGGGCATCCAGGTGCTTGAGCACCTGGGCCTCGAAACGTCGGGCCAGGCTCTGCCGGGGCAACGCCTGCACCTGACTCAGGGTGCGCAAGCCCATGCGCGACAACGCCGTGGCGACCCCCGCCTCCAACCCGATGCGGTCAATGGGCAACTGCCCCAGGTGATACTGCAAGGCTTGATCGTCGGGCACCACCAGACCGTCATAGGCATTGGCCAATACCCGCGCCGCCACCGGGTTGGGCGCGGCAACGATGCGGTGGCGAAACCCCAGCTCGCCCAGTTCGGCGCGCAAGCGTGCTTCGAAGTGCGGCCAGGGCCCGAACAACCCCAGGCTGGATTCGATTTCAAACACCACCGCCCGCGGGTAATGCACGCTGACCTGGGAGCTGAACCGATAGGCCCAGGCGGCGAGAAACTGCTGCCAGTGCTCGATCTCGGCAGCGTCGTATTCCGCCGTGACAAAACCCTTGCTCAGGGCCTGCGCAGCCGTCATCGACTGGCCCGGACGCAAGCCCAGCGCCCGCGCCGAAGCGTTGACCGCCTGCAGCACCCGACGCTGGGCCGGGCCGCTCAGCAGCGCCAGCGGCTCATCGGGGTCGGCGCGCTGACGCAGGACCGCGTCCAGCGCCAATTGCGGGAAGAGAATGCACACCCAGCGCATGGCAACCTCAATGCCCCACCGGGAAGGCAATCGGCGCCGACCGCGCCAACCCGCCCCGGCACTTGAGCACCCGCAACTGCGCAGGCCTGGCGTCGATGGCAATGCGCAAGGCGGCGGGCGAAGGGTTGATGGCTTCATGGATCGAGCGGTAGGCGAATGCCAGGGTCGAGCCGGTTTCCGCCGCCACCTGCAAGCGGCGCAAAGCGCGGTCATCGGCCTTGTGCGGCCAGCACAACACCGCGCCGCAACTGCCCGAACGCAAGCATTGTTCCGCCGCCCACAGCGCATCGCGCTCGCTGGCCTGGATGATCGACAACTGGCGCAGATCGACCCCGGCGCTCTGCCACGCCTGGGGATACGGCACGTAGGGCGGCGCCACCAGCACGATGCGTTCACCCGCCGCCGACAACCGCGCCAGCGCCGGCCATACCAGTTGCAACTCGCCGACGCCCTGCCCGGCCAGGAGGATCTCCGTCAACGCCGCTTCCGGCCAGCCGCCCGTGGGCAAGGCCGCATCCAGCGCGGCATGCCCGGTGGGTTGCGGGCTGGCGGCCGGTGGCGCAGGCCGGCCCCGCCAGACCTGGCCGCCATTGAACAGCGCATCCAACGCAACGACGGCGCCCATCACCCTTGCCTCACCAGACCGCAGAACACCCCTTCGATGGCCAGGTCCTGATCTGCGCGAACGATGATCGGCTGATACGCCGGGTTGCGCGGCAACAGGCGCACGGCATCGCCGACCCGCTCGAAACGCTTGATGGTGACTTCTCCATCGAGCCGCGCCACGACGATCTGGCCGTTGACGGCCTCCGGATTGCGATGCACACCCACCAGGTCACCGTCGAGAATGCCGTCCTCGATCATGGAGTCGCCCCGGACCCGCAACATGTAATCCGGCACCCGGGAGAACATCGACGGGTCCAGCAGCAAGCGGCTGTGCACCTCGGCATCGGCCCCGATCGGCGCCCCCGCCGCCACCCGCCCCAGTACCGCAATGTCCAGCAGCTCGGGCCGCGCCGGTTGCCCGGGCAAGCGAATGCCCCGGGCCTGATGCGCATTGACCTCGATGAAACCGGCTTCGGTCAGCGCCAGCACATGCTTGCGCGCCACGCTGCGGGAGGCGAAACCGAACGCCTCGCTGATTTCAGCGAGGCTCGGGGACTGACCGTGCTCGGCGATTCGCTCGCGGATGAAGGTCAGGATGGCGGTACGGCGGGGGGTTAGAGTCGTCATGGAGTACATTTGTACTCTTTTGGTGTTTTCCTGGCAAGGACCGTCAATCTGCTGTCGGTAGGGTCGATCACGAAACTCGCTCACAGGTTCAGCCGCGCTTGAGTATTTGGTCCATCACCCAATCGGTTTTCAACGCCTCTTCGGCCACCGCCGGATGCCGGGATTCGCCCCGGATATGCGCGTTCATGCCCAGCACGTGATGCCACTGGATGTGGTGGTGATGTTCAATGTGCAGGCTGAGGTGTTCATCCGCTTCAAGCTGAACCGGATGCTCATCGAATACCGAAAAGCTGATCCGCCCTTTGCTGCCGATCACCTCGACCCGGTCCTCGCGCCGATCCGCGACAAAGTTCCAGCAGCCCATGCCCATCGGCCCGCTGGCAAAGCGCCAACTGGCACTGACCGCATCTTCGGCGGCATACAACCCGGCCTGTCGTGCAGTGAAACCGGCAACTTCGACGATGTCACCGAGCAGGTACTGAAACAGGTCCAGGCCATGGCTGGCCAGGTCTGCGAAATAGCCACCACCGGCAATCGCCGGATCGGTACGCCAGTTGCCGGCACCGCTGCGATCCTCTGCCGACGGCGCCTTGGTCAGGGTCCAGCTCAGGTGCCGGACCTCGCCGATTCGCCCCGCTTCCAACCACTGCCGCACCTGCTGGAAACGCGGCAACGAACGTCGGTAATAGGACACGAACAGGTGCAGCCCGGCATCGGCAAAGACCTGTTGCATCTCCCGGCTTTGCCCGGCATTCAGCGACATCGGTTTTTCGACACAGCAATGTTTACCCGCGGCGGCCACTCTCAAGGCGTAGGCGTAATGACTGCCGGGCGGCGTGGCGATGTACACCGCGTCCACCTCGGGATCGTTGATCAACGCCTCGACGTCGGTGTAGGTCCTGGCGATGCCGTGGCGCGCAGCATAATCGGTCACCGCCTCCAGCCGTCGCCCCATCACCGCCACCAGCGCCGAGCCGGGAGCCTTGTAGAAGGCCGGTCCGCTCTTGCGCTCAGCGACGCTGCCACACCCGATCATGCCCCAGCGCACCAGGTTCATATTCACTCCTTGATAATCAGCCGACGCGCAATGCGCGCAAATCCCGAATCCGGCAACGATCCCCTGTAGGAGCTGGCTTGCCAGCGAAGGCGCCCTCCAGCCTTGCAGCGCCCATCACGACGCCTTCGCCAGCAAGCCGGCTCCTACACAGGTAACCGGGCCGTACACCAATCCCGAGTTCGACAACGATCCCCTGTAGGAGCTGGCTTGCCAGCGAAGGCGCCCTCCAGCCTTGCAGCGCCCATCACGACGCCTTCGCCAGCAAGCCGGCTCCTACACAGGTAACCGGGCCGTACACCAATCCCGAGTTCGACAACGATCCCCTGTAGGAGCTGGCTTGCCAGCGAAGGCGCCCTCCAGCCTTGCAGCGCCCATCACGACGCCTTCGCCAGCAAGCCGGCTCCTACACACAGTTCAGCCGACGCGCAATGCGCGCAAATCCAGATGACCATCCTTGAGCGGCGGGCACCAGTAATAGCCGCCCGTGATCGGCCGGCTCATGCGGTACAGACCATCGGTGATGCCGTCTTCCAGGCCGCTCATGCGCCGCAATTGGGCTTCGAACGCATCGAGGGAAAAACCGAAGGCGAGGAACATCAGGCCGGCGCGGTCACCTTCGATCCACGGCATCGAACGACGGACCACGAACGCTTCAGGGGCGAAGCTTTCCTGGGCGGTGCGTTTGACGTGGGCGGAGATCGGCGCATCGTCGAGCTCTTCGTTGTCGCTCAGGCGGCGGCCCATGATGTTGTCCTTCTCATGGGAAGGCATCGCATTGAAGCCTTTGAGGTCGTGCTGCCACTGCTGGATCGCGGCGAAACTGCCTCCCACCAGGCCTTCGGCGCCCTCACCCACCAGCGCGGCGGCCACGGCGGCTTCGTCGTGGGGGTTTTCGGTGCCGTCTTCGTAACCGGTCAGGTCATGCCCGGTGAGGTGGCGGAACGTTTCGTTCATCTGCACCAGGCGCAAGGCCGGGGCCAGGGCGGCTTCGATGGCGTTGCTGCGATTGAGCAACTCGCCACGGTCGACTCCGTGCAACCAGCACCATAGCGCGTGCTGGGTCGACGGGTTGTCGACGCCGACCCCGGTCAGCGCCGGAAAGGGACGCAGGCCTTCGATCTGGCCATGAAGCGCCTTGACCAGGGACTCGCCGAAACCGACCACAACCGACTTGCCGTCCACCAGTTGCATCAAGTTGTCGAGCGCGGCCGGGAGTGCAGCGGTCGATTCCAGTGCGAAGAACATATGACGGGCTTGAGGGGGGACTGGGGTGGCGAGAATGCCCGGCTGGTAGTGGCTCATATGAACTCCTTTGGAAAGAGCGCGAAGTTTACCCCCAGCGTTGGCCGTTGTGTGTTCCCGGGGGTAAAAGAATGCTGGCTCGCCGCACGGCGCAGGGACTTTTAACCAATCAGGACAGGCTGCATGCCGTGGGTCATGACAATCGGTGCAGCGATCTGGTAAAACGTTTCAGCCAGGCTGATCGAACGCGCAGCCTGCTCAGGGTTTCAAACCACTGCGCGACTGGTTTCCACTACTTTCGACAGCCGCGTCGTGATCAGGCCTTGACCTGATCGCAGCGCATGGCGATAACAGACCTTATCCGCATCACCCAATCCAGACGGGGTAGCGACATGACCACAGCACAGATCCTTGGCAACCTGTTTCCCTCTGCCGGCGACATCCCGGAAAAATACCGCCTCGACGGCCAGATCGAGCAGCGTGAATACCTGGTCGACGGTGAGCTGAAAACCTGGTCAGGCGCCCTCGCCCAGGTCCGCAGCCCGGTGTACCTGGCCGGTGCGAGCGGCGACGAACAAGTCATCCTCGGCAGCACGCCATTGCTCGACGCCGACACCGCATTGACCGCCCTCGACGCCGCCGTCCGCGCCTATGACCGGGGTCAGGGGTTGTGGCCGACCATGCGCGTGGCCGAGCGGATCCAGCACGTCGAAACCTTCCTCGGCCGCATGCGCGAACAACGTGAAGCGGTGGTCAAGTTGTTGATGTGGGAGATCGGCAAGAACCTCAAGGACTCGGAAAAAGAGTTCGACCGCACCTGCGACTACATCGTCGACACCATCAACGCCCTCAAGGAACTCGACCGCCGCTCCAGTCGCTTCGAGCTGGAACAGGACACCCTCGGCCAGATCCGCCGCGTGCCCATGGGCGTGGCGTTGTGCATGGGGCCTTACAACTACCCGTTGAACGAAACCTTCACCACGCTGATTCCGGCGCTGATCATGGGCAACACCGTGGTGTTCAAACCGGCCAAACTCGGCGTGCTGCTGATCCGTCCGCTGCTGGAAGCCTTCCGCGACAGCTTCCCGGCCGGGGTGATCAACGTGATCTACGGCAGCGGCCGCGAGACCGTCAGCGCGCTGATGGCCAGCGGCAAGATCGACATCTTTGCGTTCATCGGCACCAACAAGGCCGCCAGCGACCTGAAAAAACTGCACCCAAGACCGCACCGCCTGCGCGCGGCGCTGGGTCTGGATGCGAAGAACCCCGGTATCGTCCTGCCCGAGGTGGACCTGGACAACGCGGTCAGTGAAGCGCTGACCGGCTCCCTGTCCTTCAACGGTCAGCGCTGCACCGCGCTGAAAATCCTCTTCGTCCACGAAGATGTGGTCGAGGCCTTCATCGAAAAATTCAACGCCAGACTCGCCACGCTCAAACCCGGCATGCCGTGGGACAGCGGCGTGGCGCTGACACCATTGCCGGAAGCGAGCAAGGTCGATTACCTGCACTCGCTGGTGGCCGATGCGGTGAGCAAAGGCGCCGCCGTGGTCAACCCCAATGGCGGTGAAGCCCGCGCCTCGTTCTTCTACCCCGCCGTGCTGTACCCGGTGACACCGCAGATGCGTGTCTATCAGGAAGAACAGTTCGGCCCGGTGGTGCCGATCGTGCCTTACCGGCATCTGGACACGGTGATCGACTACGTCCTGGAATCGGACTTCGGCCAGCAGTTGAGCATCTTCGGCACCAACCCGGTGGCGGTCGGCCGGCTGGTGGACACCTTCGCCAACCAGGTCGGGCGAATCAACCTCAACGCCCAGTGCCAGCGCGGCCCGGACACCTACCCGTTCAACGGCCGCAAGAACTCCGCCGAAGGCACGCTGTCGGTACATGATGCGCTGCGGGTGTTTTCGATCCGGACACTGGTGGCGACCAAGTTTCAGGAAACCAACAAGGAACTCATCAGCGATATCATCAGCGGACGCAGTTCGAGTTTCCTGACCACCGATTACATTTTCTGAGGAGATCAAGCCTGAGCACATTCAGAGCCAACCGACTGCCACCACTGCTGCGCCGGATGCTGCGTCCGTTACTGGACCCGTACCGGCGCTATCGCCACGCCAGACTGATCCACGCGGTGCGCGTATCGCTTGGATTGCTGGCCACGATCCTGCTGACCACCGGCATCAACCTGCCCCATGGTGAGTGGGCATCGGTGACGATGCTGGTGGTGATCGGCGGCTTGCAGCATCACGGCAATATCGGCAAAAAGGCTGCCGAACGCGCCATCGGCACCTTGATCGGCGCCGCTGTCGGTCTGGCGCTGGTGGCGCAAGAGGCCTGGCTCGGCATGCCTTGGCTGACCTATTTCGAGATGGCCGTGGTGTGCGGGTTTTTCTCGTACCACGCCATCGGCAAGGGCGGTTACACCGCGCTGCTGTCGGCGATCACCGTGTTCATCGTCGCCGGGCATGGCGACAATCCAGTCACCGACGGGTTGTGGCGCGGGGTCGATATCCTGATCGGCATTGCCCTGGCCCTGGCGTTTTCCTTCGCCCTGCCGCTGTACGCGGTCTACTCCTGGCGCTACAACCTGGCCGACGCTTTGCGCGACTGCGCGGCGATCCACGCCCGCATCATCAATGGCCAGTCGGTCAGCGATGACGAATACCACAAAATCATGGGCCGCCTGAACACGGTGATGCTGCAACTGCGCTCGCTGATGCCGTCGGTGTCCAAGGAAGTGCGGATTTCCATGACCGAACTCGATGCCATCCAGCGCCATCTGCGCCTGTGTATCAGCACCCTGGAAATCCTCGGCAACACCCGGCCGGATACCAACGACCCCGTGGCCATGGCCAATCTGCAATCGACGCTCAAAGCCGAGCATCGGCTGATTCGGGTGCAGTTGATCGGCATGGCCCGGGCGTTGAAATCCGGTGCCACCCAGCGCCTCAGTCGGCCCGCCGAACTGCCGACCGATGCCAGCCTGGATGCCCCGGTCTATAACGCCCTGGACGGCTACCGGTTGCTGAACCGCCAGCTGGCCGCCAACATCGGCCAGATGCGCCAGCGCCTGGCCAAGACCGCGCCGCGCTGGAACATCTGACGCCGGTTCAGGGCGTGACCGTGCGCCGCCATTTCAGGGTCCAGCCCTGCTGCATGCCGGCAGCCGCCAGGAGAATCGCGGCGACACCCAGCCATTGCAGGGGCTCCAGGCGATGGCCGAAGGCAAACCAGTCGACGAAGATCGCCGCAATCGGGTAGATGAACGACAACGCACCGGTCAGTGCCGTCGGCAGTTTCTGAATCGCGCCGTACAGCAGCACATACATCACGCCGGTGTGGACAATGCCCAGGGTCACCAGGCTGGCCCAGGCGCTGGGTGCCTGGGGCAGCGCCGAGAAGTGCGCGAACGGCGCGAGCAGCAGCACGCCGGTGCTGACCTGGATCAGCGCGATCAGGTGCGGCGGCGTACCGGTCAGGCGCTTGATGATCAGCGCGGCAATCGCATAAAGGAATGCAGCGCCCAGCGCCAGGGCGATGCCAACCAGGTAATCATTGCCGCTTTCATTCTGGTCGCCATGGGCGCTGACAATGGCCAACATCCCGAGAAACGAGATGCCCAGCCAGAACAGTTTCTGCAGGGTGATTTTCTCGTTGAGGAATAACGCCGCCAACCCCACCAGCATGAACGGCTGAACGTTGTACACCGCGGTACCGATGGCAATCGAGGCGCGGGAGTAAGACGCGAACAGCAATACCCAGTTGCCGACAATCGCCACGCCGCTGAGCACGGCCAGCAAGAAGGTGGTGCGGGTCAGGATGCCGGGGCGCAGGAAGCCGAATGCCGCGCAAATCAGCAACAAGGTCCCGGCGCCGAACACGCAGCGCCAGAACACCACGTCCAGCACCGGTTGCCCGGACACCAGCACGAACCAGCCGATGGTCCCGGAAATCAGCATGGCGGCGGTCATTTCAAATGAGCCGCGACGTATTGTCTTGTCCATCATCAGACTCCTGTGTGTGAGCCCAAAGTATGCCAATCCGCCCGGGGGCTTCTCCAGCGCAAAAATCAGGCTAAACTCGGTTTCTGCCTTTTTTATCAAGGCGGTTCCGATTAATTGCCTAATCGAGGATTTCGCCATGACCGATGACATCGACCAGGTGCTGATCACCGCCTTGATGGAGGACTCGCGGCGCTCGCTCAAGGCCCTGGCGAACATCAGCGGACTGTCTTCGCCCAGTGTTGCCGAACGCCTGCGCCGCCTCGAAGAACGAGGTGTACTCAAGGGATACACGGTAGAGATCGATCCCAGATGC carries:
- a CDS encoding DNA polymerase Y family protein, encoding MRWVCILFPQLALDAVLRQRADPDEPLALLSGPAQRRVLQAVNASARALGLRPGQSMTAAQALSKGFVTAEYDAAEIEHWQQFLAAWAYRFSSQVSVHYPRAVVFEIESSLGLFGPWPHFEARLRAELGELGFRHRIVAAPNPVAARVLANAYDGLVVPDDQALQYHLGQLPIDRIGLEAGVATALSRMGLRTLSQVQALPRQSLARRFEAQVLKHLDALLGARRLALAFYLPPDRFDVRIELNFDVQSHQALLFPLRRLTCDLAAFLCGRDSGVQRFDLHLEHAGLPDSVIKVGLLSAERDPAMLFELARGRLEQVRVEAPVRGFRLRAEDLPAFVPQYQELFDDRPQQSLPWEQLRERLRARLGDDAVQGLRFQADHRPECAWQASVDSQPCAELSGVQRPGWLLTEPLAVHESSTRILMGPERIESGWWDGADVRRDYYLVETRSGQQGWAYRAVGEGGPLWLQGWFA
- the imuA gene encoding translesion DNA synthesis-associated protein ImuA, which encodes MGAVVALDALFNGGQVWRGRPAPPAASPQPTGHAALDAALPTGGWPEAALTEILLAGQGVGELQLVWPALARLSAAGERIVLVAPPYVPYPQAWQSAGVDLRQLSIIQASERDALWAAEQCLRSGSCGAVLCWPHKADDRALRRLQVAAETGSTLAFAYRSIHEAINPSPAALRIAIDARPAQLRVLKCRGGLARSAPIAFPVGH
- the lexA gene encoding transcriptional repressor LexA, with product MYSMTTLTPRRTAILTFIRERIAEHGQSPSLAEISEAFGFASRSVARKHVLALTEAGFIEVNAHQARGIRLPGQPARPELLDIAVLGRVAAGAPIGADAEVHSRLLLDPSMFSRVPDYMLRVRGDSMIEDGILDGDLVGVHRNPEAVNGQIVVARLDGEVTIKRFERVGDAVRLLPRNPAYQPIIVRADQDLAIEGVFCGLVRQG
- a CDS encoding Gfo/Idh/MocA family oxidoreductase, coding for MNLVRWGMIGCGSVAERKSGPAFYKAPGSALVAVMGRRLEAVTDYAARHGIARTYTDVEALINDPEVDAVYIATPPGSHYAYALRVAAAGKHCCVEKPMSLNAGQSREMQQVFADAGLHLFVSYYRRSLPRFQQVRQWLEAGRIGEVRHLSWTLTKAPSAEDRSGAGNWRTDPAIAGGGYFADLASHGLDLFQYLLGDIVEVAGFTARQAGLYAAEDAVSASWRFASGPMGMGCWNFVADRREDRVEVIGSKGRISFSVFDEHPVQLEADEHLSLHIEHHHHIQWHHVLGMNAHIRGESRHPAVAEEALKTDWVMDQILKRG
- a CDS encoding Dyp-type peroxidase encodes the protein MSHYQPGILATPVPPQARHMFFALESTAALPAALDNLMQLVDGKSVVVGFGESLVKALHGQIEGLRPFPALTGVGVDNPSTQHALWCWLHGVDRGELLNRSNAIEAALAPALRLVQMNETFRHLTGHDLTGYEDGTENPHDEAAVAAALVGEGAEGLVGGSFAAIQQWQHDLKGFNAMPSHEKDNIMGRRLSDNEELDDAPISAHVKRTAQESFAPEAFVVRRSMPWIEGDRAGLMFLAFGFSLDAFEAQLRRMSGLEDGITDGLYRMSRPITGGYYWCPPLKDGHLDLRALRVG
- a CDS encoding NADP-dependent glyceraldehyde-3-phosphate dehydrogenase, yielding MTTAQILGNLFPSAGDIPEKYRLDGQIEQREYLVDGELKTWSGALAQVRSPVYLAGASGDEQVILGSTPLLDADTALTALDAAVRAYDRGQGLWPTMRVAERIQHVETFLGRMREQREAVVKLLMWEIGKNLKDSEKEFDRTCDYIVDTINALKELDRRSSRFELEQDTLGQIRRVPMGVALCMGPYNYPLNETFTTLIPALIMGNTVVFKPAKLGVLLIRPLLEAFRDSFPAGVINVIYGSGRETVSALMASGKIDIFAFIGTNKAASDLKKLHPRPHRLRAALGLDAKNPGIVLPEVDLDNAVSEALTGSLSFNGQRCTALKILFVHEDVVEAFIEKFNARLATLKPGMPWDSGVALTPLPEASKVDYLHSLVADAVSKGAAVVNPNGGEARASFFYPAVLYPVTPQMRVYQEEQFGPVVPIVPYRHLDTVIDYVLESDFGQQLSIFGTNPVAVGRLVDTFANQVGRINLNAQCQRGPDTYPFNGRKNSAEGTLSVHDALRVFSIRTLVATKFQETNKELISDIISGRSSSFLTTDYIF
- a CDS encoding FUSC family protein, with product MLRPLLDPYRRYRHARLIHAVRVSLGLLATILLTTGINLPHGEWASVTMLVVIGGLQHHGNIGKKAAERAIGTLIGAAVGLALVAQEAWLGMPWLTYFEMAVVCGFFSYHAIGKGGYTALLSAITVFIVAGHGDNPVTDGLWRGVDILIGIALALAFSFALPLYAVYSWRYNLADALRDCAAIHARIINGQSVSDDEYHKIMGRLNTVMLQLRSLMPSVSKEVRISMTELDAIQRHLRLCISTLEILGNTRPDTNDPVAMANLQSTLKAEHRLIRVQLIGMARALKSGATQRLSRPAELPTDASLDAPVYNALDGYRLLNRQLAANIGQMRQRLAKTAPRWNI
- a CDS encoding DMT family transporter codes for the protein MDKTIRRGSFEMTAAMLISGTIGWFVLVSGQPVLDVVFWRCVFGAGTLLLICAAFGFLRPGILTRTTFLLAVLSGVAIVGNWVLLFASYSRASIAIGTAVYNVQPFMLVGLAALFLNEKITLQKLFWLGISFLGMLAIVSAHGDQNESGNDYLVGIALALGAAFLYAIAALIIKRLTGTPPHLIALIQVSTGVLLLAPFAHFSALPQAPSAWASLVTLGIVHTGVMYVLLYGAIQKLPTALTGALSFIYPIAAIFVDWFAFGHRLEPLQWLGVAAILLAAAGMQQGWTLKWRRTVTP